The segment ACCTTCCTTGACCTTATCAAAAGCAGGCCAGCCACAACCCGCGTCAAACTTAGACGAAGAGTCGTACAAATGATTACCACAAGCACGGCAAACAAATATACCTGCTTCATAAAAATTATCGTATTCACCAGTAAATGGCGCTTCCGTTCCTTTGTCTACGATGACTCTTCTTTCTTCAGGGCTTAAATTATCAAAATAGTTGTGTTTCATTGGTTTTGTTGAGTTAGTTTGACATGAAATTAATAACGGTAATGCAATGCAAAAATACAGTATTAGAGAAAATGATTTAGTAGCACTATTGCCAAATTTCTTAATTACTTTTGTGGGGTGAGTGGTATTTATATTCATATTCCGTTTTGTAAGCAGCAATGTCACTATTGCGATTTTCATTTTTCTACTTCTTTGAATAACAAGAACGACCTTTTAGATGCTCTAGTATCAGAAATGAAAATAAGAACTCCTTTTTTGGAGGGTACAAAGATACGGACTATTTATTTTGGAGGGGGAACTCCTAGTCTACTTTCATCTGATGAACTTAATAGATTATTTGAACACCTCAACAATCAATTTGACCTCTCAGAAGTAAGTGAAATTACAATTGAGGCAAATCCAGATGATTTGACTTTAGAAAAAATAAAAGCCCTATCAAAAACACCTATTAATCGATTCAGTATAGGAGTGCAATCCTTTCATCAAGAAGATTTAGAATATATGAACAGAGCTCACAATGTTGAGCAAGCCAAGACAAGTATAAAAAGTGTGCAAGATGCTGGTTGGGATAACATTACAATAGATTTAATTTATGGAACTCCAACCCTAAATAATGATATGTGGGTGGAAAATATGCAAAACGTCATTGATTTTAATGTTCCTCATCTATCAGCTTATGGACTTACAGTTGAAGAGAAAACACCACTTTTTCATGCAATTAAAACTGGGAAACAGGCACCTTTGGATGAGCTTAAAAGTAAAACACAGTTTGAAATGCTAATGGACTTTATTCCTAAAAATGGACTAGAGCAGTATGAAATATCAAACTTTGCCAAAGAGGGCTTTGAAGCTAAACACAATGGTAGCTATTGGACAGATGATATTTATCTTGGACTCGGACCATCAGCACATTCT is part of the Flavobacteriales bacterium genome and harbors:
- the hemW gene encoding radical SAM family heme chaperone HemW, which produces MSGIYIHIPFCKQQCHYCDFHFSTSLNNKNDLLDALVSEMKIRTPFLEGTKIRTIYFGGGTPSLLSSDELNRLFEHLNNQFDLSEVSEITIEANPDDLTLEKIKALSKTPINRFSIGVQSFHQEDLEYMNRAHNVEQAKTSIKSVQDAGWDNITIDLIYGTPTLNNDMWVENMQNVIDFNVPHLSAYGLTVEEKTPLFHAIKTGKQAPLDELKSKTQFEMLMDFIPKNGLEQYEISNFAKEGFEAKHNGSYWTDDIYLGLGPSAHSFDGKRRMWNISNNIKYIKSLEKKELPLELEELSEVQRYNEYMLTALRTKNGANINYIKSRFSPFLVDFFHFSTKKWLFSGEIIKIEDTYNLSKKGKLIADWLSSDLFYVE